Proteins from a single region of Pseudomonas sp. 10S4:
- the lysM gene encoding peptidoglycan-binding protein LysM: protein MSILSFVKEAGEKLLDLLTPGNANASDQLKAHIKDVGLGNPNVQATVDGDKVTVTGEVASQEEKEKILLAVGNIAGVGNVDDQITVTGPVVVAAKFVTVVAGDSLSKISLRVYGDANKYQKIFDANKPMLKDVNKIYPGQSLRIPE from the coding sequence ATGAGCATTTTGAGCTTTGTGAAAGAAGCAGGCGAAAAGCTTCTTGATTTGCTGACACCGGGCAACGCCAATGCCAGTGATCAGTTGAAAGCGCACATCAAAGACGTCGGCCTGGGTAACCCGAATGTGCAGGCCACGGTGGATGGCGACAAGGTCACTGTCACCGGTGAAGTCGCAAGTCAGGAAGAGAAGGAAAAGATTCTGCTGGCCGTGGGCAATATCGCCGGCGTCGGCAATGTGGACGATCAGATCACCGTGACCGGGCCGGTGGTGGTGGCCGCGAAGTTTGTCACGGTCGTGGCGGGCGACAGCCTCAGTAAAATTTCCCTGCGTGTGTACGGCGACGCCAATAAGTATCAGAAAATCTTCGACGCCAACAAACCAATGCTCAAGGATGTGAACAAGATCTATCCGGGGCAGTCGTTGCGGATTCCTGAATAA